The Salmo trutta chromosome 6, fSalTru1.1, whole genome shotgun sequence genome has a window encoding:
- the med1l gene encoding mediator of RNA polymerase II transcription subunit 1-like isoform X2 produces MVGSKSFISDLHSKYAEKTWNETFKLVRRCMDKSRGDTKPCEPLIRCLKILHESLNVLSLSAMASRLEIIAKQRGMGSHLSPTETTCYLTADMFYLEVLLLPGGEVEDVKLAQHGEAPVSSESLLQLLKSKKFEEFSVKLKGLSALYNIPGDNETKIKVYTALQFLGKDLQKISHLPRALREYNLQVDMILNGRIGYLLAGSEGIPMTIQYYISPSDILLMSDSERCSVGQLALVTVGPTDCTHKLQMASVIPQPPQLDAQGLPLFSPVCEELSGMMPACFQLKLQPPLPMLSSFVEKLSQITDVAIADTDLQWAPFPQLMMTLLGENGGDKTWDGQDAHFLVPLPGREMHSYVLPGAAWEETALRGALVSTIPFTHPAHVPALLELLRHQCAINTLLASCITSHRPSPGPVCDLYCEVFPESGSSLSVTFHLSDSDSLSVLLVNVADSRKLTCSLFAVGSEDQSMDEYVSRVLKRCMSIPVTMRALNRRLSKRTCGEPLPACPSTVSTADGSPASPPLPMSYEADGQKRDCPGLESIGIPTTPSTAAMFSQDAMEAESAFCLSVTEVNTNPTVNPYPSASVCVCIHIGCTTTISQNLSSQFNA; encoded by the exons A TGGTTGGGAGTAAGTCCTTCATTTCTGACCTGCACTCAAAATATGCAGAAAAGACATGGAATGAGACCTTTAAACTGGTTCGCAGGTGTATG GACAAATCGAGAGGTGACACCAAACCCTGTGAACCACTGATTAGGTGTCTGAAAATACTCCATGAATCACTGAATG TGTTGTCTTTGAGTGCCATGGCATCACGGTTGGAGATAATAGCCAAACAGAGAGG GATGGGGTCCCACCTGAGCCCCACTGAGACAACATGTTACCTCACAGCCGACATGTTCTACCTAGAGGTCCTACTGCTGCCTGGGGGAGAAGTGGAGGACGTCAAGTTGGCCCAACACGGAGAAGCCCCTGTG tCAAGCGAGTCACTTCTTCAACTGCTGAA GTCAAAGAAGTTTGAAGAATTCTCAGTGAAACTGAAAGGCCTTTCCGCCCTGTACAACATCCCTGGAGACAA TGAGACCAAGATCAAGGTCTACACAGCCCTTCAGTTCTTGGGGAAAGATCTACAGAAGATATCCCATTTGCCAAG AGCACTAAGGGAGTACAATCTTCAAGTGGACATGATTCTCAATGGCAGGATTGGATATCTTTTGGCAGGGAGCGAAG GTATCCCAATGACTATCCAATACTACATCAGCCCTTCTGACATTCTGTTGATGTCCGATTCAG AGAGGTGCAGTGTTGGCCAGTTGGCCTTGGTGACAGTGGGGCCAACTGACTGTACACACAAGCTCCAGATGGCATCTGTCATCCCACAGCCACCTCAGCTTGACGCCCAGGG tctACCATTGTTCAGTCCTGTCTGTGAGGAGCTCTCTGGAATGATGCCAGCCTGCTTCCAGCTCAAACTGCAGCCACCCCTACCAATGCTCTCTTCCTTTGTTGAGAAGCTCAGCCAAATTACAG ATGTTGCCATAGCTGATACTGACCTGCAGTGGGCACCTTTTCCCCAGTTGATGATGACCTTATTAGGGGAAAATGGTGGCGACAAAACATGGGATGGCCAAGATGCCCACTTTCTAGTg CCACTCCCAGGTAGAGAAATGCACAGCTATGTGCTGCCAGGGGCTGCATGGGAAGAAACTGCTCTGAGGGGGGCGCTGGTGAGTACCATTCCCTTCACCCACCCCGCCCATGTCCCTGCCCTACTGGAGCTGCTCCGCCACCAGTGTGCAATTAACACTCTACTGGCCAGCTGCATTACCTCTCACAGGCCCAGCCCAG GTCCAGTGTGTGACCTATACTGCGAGGTTTTCCCTGAGTCAGGTTCCAGCCTCTCTGTGACCTTTCACCTATCTGACAGTGACTCTCTATCTGTTT TGCTGGTGAATGTGGCAGACTCCCGGAAGCTCACCTGCAGTCTGTTTGCAGTGGGGTCAGAGGATCAATCCATGGATGAATACGTCTCCAGAGTCCTAAAGAG ATGTATGTCTATTCCTGTGACCATGCGTGCCTTGAATCGGAGGCTGTCCAAGAGGACCTGTGGAGAACCTCTACCTGCATGCCCCTCCACCGTATCCACTGCAGATGGCAGCCctgcttctcctcctctccccatgtcCTATGAGGCTGACGGCCAGAAGAGAGACTGCCCTGGCCTGGAGTCCATTGGCATCCCTACTACCCCCTCTACCGCTGCCATGTTCTCCCAGGATGCAATGGAGGCAGAGtctgccttctgtctgtctgttactgaAGTCAATACAAACCCTACTGTCAACCCTTACCCCAGtgcctcggtgtgtgtgtgtattcacatTGGATGCACAACAACCATCTCCCAGAACTTATCTAGTCAGTTTAATGCGTGA
- the med1l gene encoding mediator of RNA polymerase II transcription subunit 1-like isoform X1 has product MAVVGSKSFISDLHSKYAEKTWNETFKLVRRCMDKSRGDTKPCEPLIRCLKILHESLNVLSLSAMASRLEIIAKQRGMGSHLSPTETTCYLTADMFYLEVLLLPGGEVEDVKLAQHGEAPVSSESLLQLLKSKKFEEFSVKLKGLSALYNIPGDNETKIKVYTALQFLGKDLQKISHLPRALREYNLQVDMILNGRIGYLLAGSEGIPMTIQYYISPSDILLMSDSERCSVGQLALVTVGPTDCTHKLQMASVIPQPPQLDAQGLPLFSPVCEELSGMMPACFQLKLQPPLPMLSSFVEKLSQITDVAIADTDLQWAPFPQLMMTLLGENGGDKTWDGQDAHFLVPLPGREMHSYVLPGAAWEETALRGALVSTIPFTHPAHVPALLELLRHQCAINTLLASCITSHRPSPGPVCDLYCEVFPESGSSLSVTFHLSDSDSLSVLLVNVADSRKLTCSLFAVGSEDQSMDEYVSRVLKRCMSIPVTMRALNRRLSKRTCGEPLPACPSTVSTADGSPASPPLPMSYEADGQKRDCPGLESIGIPTTPSTAAMFSQDAMEAESAFCLSVTEVNTNPTVNPYPSASVCVCIHIGCTTTISQNLSSQFNA; this is encoded by the exons ATGGCAG TGGTTGGGAGTAAGTCCTTCATTTCTGACCTGCACTCAAAATATGCAGAAAAGACATGGAATGAGACCTTTAAACTGGTTCGCAGGTGTATG GACAAATCGAGAGGTGACACCAAACCCTGTGAACCACTGATTAGGTGTCTGAAAATACTCCATGAATCACTGAATG TGTTGTCTTTGAGTGCCATGGCATCACGGTTGGAGATAATAGCCAAACAGAGAGG GATGGGGTCCCACCTGAGCCCCACTGAGACAACATGTTACCTCACAGCCGACATGTTCTACCTAGAGGTCCTACTGCTGCCTGGGGGAGAAGTGGAGGACGTCAAGTTGGCCCAACACGGAGAAGCCCCTGTG tCAAGCGAGTCACTTCTTCAACTGCTGAA GTCAAAGAAGTTTGAAGAATTCTCAGTGAAACTGAAAGGCCTTTCCGCCCTGTACAACATCCCTGGAGACAA TGAGACCAAGATCAAGGTCTACACAGCCCTTCAGTTCTTGGGGAAAGATCTACAGAAGATATCCCATTTGCCAAG AGCACTAAGGGAGTACAATCTTCAAGTGGACATGATTCTCAATGGCAGGATTGGATATCTTTTGGCAGGGAGCGAAG GTATCCCAATGACTATCCAATACTACATCAGCCCTTCTGACATTCTGTTGATGTCCGATTCAG AGAGGTGCAGTGTTGGCCAGTTGGCCTTGGTGACAGTGGGGCCAACTGACTGTACACACAAGCTCCAGATGGCATCTGTCATCCCACAGCCACCTCAGCTTGACGCCCAGGG tctACCATTGTTCAGTCCTGTCTGTGAGGAGCTCTCTGGAATGATGCCAGCCTGCTTCCAGCTCAAACTGCAGCCACCCCTACCAATGCTCTCTTCCTTTGTTGAGAAGCTCAGCCAAATTACAG ATGTTGCCATAGCTGATACTGACCTGCAGTGGGCACCTTTTCCCCAGTTGATGATGACCTTATTAGGGGAAAATGGTGGCGACAAAACATGGGATGGCCAAGATGCCCACTTTCTAGTg CCACTCCCAGGTAGAGAAATGCACAGCTATGTGCTGCCAGGGGCTGCATGGGAAGAAACTGCTCTGAGGGGGGCGCTGGTGAGTACCATTCCCTTCACCCACCCCGCCCATGTCCCTGCCCTACTGGAGCTGCTCCGCCACCAGTGTGCAATTAACACTCTACTGGCCAGCTGCATTACCTCTCACAGGCCCAGCCCAG GTCCAGTGTGTGACCTATACTGCGAGGTTTTCCCTGAGTCAGGTTCCAGCCTCTCTGTGACCTTTCACCTATCTGACAGTGACTCTCTATCTGTTT TGCTGGTGAATGTGGCAGACTCCCGGAAGCTCACCTGCAGTCTGTTTGCAGTGGGGTCAGAGGATCAATCCATGGATGAATACGTCTCCAGAGTCCTAAAGAG ATGTATGTCTATTCCTGTGACCATGCGTGCCTTGAATCGGAGGCTGTCCAAGAGGACCTGTGGAGAACCTCTACCTGCATGCCCCTCCACCGTATCCACTGCAGATGGCAGCCctgcttctcctcctctccccatgtcCTATGAGGCTGACGGCCAGAAGAGAGACTGCCCTGGCCTGGAGTCCATTGGCATCCCTACTACCCCCTCTACCGCTGCCATGTTCTCCCAGGATGCAATGGAGGCAGAGtctgccttctgtctgtctgttactgaAGTCAATACAAACCCTACTGTCAACCCTTACCCCAGtgcctcggtgtgtgtgtgtattcacatTGGATGCACAACAACCATCTCCCAGAACTTATCTAGTCAGTTTAATGCGTGA
- the med1l gene encoding mediator of RNA polymerase II transcription subunit 1-like isoform X3, translating to MDKSRGDTKPCEPLIRCLKILHESLNVLSLSAMASRLEIIAKQRGMGSHLSPTETTCYLTADMFYLEVLLLPGGEVEDVKLAQHGEAPVSSESLLQLLKSKKFEEFSVKLKGLSALYNIPGDNETKIKVYTALQFLGKDLQKISHLPRALREYNLQVDMILNGRIGYLLAGSEGIPMTIQYYISPSDILLMSDSERCSVGQLALVTVGPTDCTHKLQMASVIPQPPQLDAQGLPLFSPVCEELSGMMPACFQLKLQPPLPMLSSFVEKLSQITDVAIADTDLQWAPFPQLMMTLLGENGGDKTWDGQDAHFLVPLPGREMHSYVLPGAAWEETALRGALVSTIPFTHPAHVPALLELLRHQCAINTLLASCITSHRPSPGPVCDLYCEVFPESGSSLSVTFHLSDSDSLSVLLVNVADSRKLTCSLFAVGSEDQSMDEYVSRVLKRCMSIPVTMRALNRRLSKRTCGEPLPACPSTVSTADGSPASPPLPMSYEADGQKRDCPGLESIGIPTTPSTAAMFSQDAMEAESAFCLSVTEVNTNPTVNPYPSASVCVCIHIGCTTTISQNLSSQFNA from the exons ATG GACAAATCGAGAGGTGACACCAAACCCTGTGAACCACTGATTAGGTGTCTGAAAATACTCCATGAATCACTGAATG TGTTGTCTTTGAGTGCCATGGCATCACGGTTGGAGATAATAGCCAAACAGAGAGG GATGGGGTCCCACCTGAGCCCCACTGAGACAACATGTTACCTCACAGCCGACATGTTCTACCTAGAGGTCCTACTGCTGCCTGGGGGAGAAGTGGAGGACGTCAAGTTGGCCCAACACGGAGAAGCCCCTGTG tCAAGCGAGTCACTTCTTCAACTGCTGAA GTCAAAGAAGTTTGAAGAATTCTCAGTGAAACTGAAAGGCCTTTCCGCCCTGTACAACATCCCTGGAGACAA TGAGACCAAGATCAAGGTCTACACAGCCCTTCAGTTCTTGGGGAAAGATCTACAGAAGATATCCCATTTGCCAAG AGCACTAAGGGAGTACAATCTTCAAGTGGACATGATTCTCAATGGCAGGATTGGATATCTTTTGGCAGGGAGCGAAG GTATCCCAATGACTATCCAATACTACATCAGCCCTTCTGACATTCTGTTGATGTCCGATTCAG AGAGGTGCAGTGTTGGCCAGTTGGCCTTGGTGACAGTGGGGCCAACTGACTGTACACACAAGCTCCAGATGGCATCTGTCATCCCACAGCCACCTCAGCTTGACGCCCAGGG tctACCATTGTTCAGTCCTGTCTGTGAGGAGCTCTCTGGAATGATGCCAGCCTGCTTCCAGCTCAAACTGCAGCCACCCCTACCAATGCTCTCTTCCTTTGTTGAGAAGCTCAGCCAAATTACAG ATGTTGCCATAGCTGATACTGACCTGCAGTGGGCACCTTTTCCCCAGTTGATGATGACCTTATTAGGGGAAAATGGTGGCGACAAAACATGGGATGGCCAAGATGCCCACTTTCTAGTg CCACTCCCAGGTAGAGAAATGCACAGCTATGTGCTGCCAGGGGCTGCATGGGAAGAAACTGCTCTGAGGGGGGCGCTGGTGAGTACCATTCCCTTCACCCACCCCGCCCATGTCCCTGCCCTACTGGAGCTGCTCCGCCACCAGTGTGCAATTAACACTCTACTGGCCAGCTGCATTACCTCTCACAGGCCCAGCCCAG GTCCAGTGTGTGACCTATACTGCGAGGTTTTCCCTGAGTCAGGTTCCAGCCTCTCTGTGACCTTTCACCTATCTGACAGTGACTCTCTATCTGTTT TGCTGGTGAATGTGGCAGACTCCCGGAAGCTCACCTGCAGTCTGTTTGCAGTGGGGTCAGAGGATCAATCCATGGATGAATACGTCTCCAGAGTCCTAAAGAG ATGTATGTCTATTCCTGTGACCATGCGTGCCTTGAATCGGAGGCTGTCCAAGAGGACCTGTGGAGAACCTCTACCTGCATGCCCCTCCACCGTATCCACTGCAGATGGCAGCCctgcttctcctcctctccccatgtcCTATGAGGCTGACGGCCAGAAGAGAGACTGCCCTGGCCTGGAGTCCATTGGCATCCCTACTACCCCCTCTACCGCTGCCATGTTCTCCCAGGATGCAATGGAGGCAGAGtctgccttctgtctgtctgttactgaAGTCAATACAAACCCTACTGTCAACCCTTACCCCAGtgcctcggtgtgtgtgtgtattcacatTGGATGCACAACAACCATCTCCCAGAACTTATCTAGTCAGTTTAATGCGTGA
- the med1l gene encoding mediator of RNA polymerase II transcription subunit 1-like isoform X4 — MASRLEIIAKQRGMGSHLSPTETTCYLTADMFYLEVLLLPGGEVEDVKLAQHGEAPVSSESLLQLLKSKKFEEFSVKLKGLSALYNIPGDNETKIKVYTALQFLGKDLQKISHLPRALREYNLQVDMILNGRIGYLLAGSEGIPMTIQYYISPSDILLMSDSERCSVGQLALVTVGPTDCTHKLQMASVIPQPPQLDAQGLPLFSPVCEELSGMMPACFQLKLQPPLPMLSSFVEKLSQITDVAIADTDLQWAPFPQLMMTLLGENGGDKTWDGQDAHFLVPLPGREMHSYVLPGAAWEETALRGALVSTIPFTHPAHVPALLELLRHQCAINTLLASCITSHRPSPGPVCDLYCEVFPESGSSLSVTFHLSDSDSLSVLLVNVADSRKLTCSLFAVGSEDQSMDEYVSRVLKRCMSIPVTMRALNRRLSKRTCGEPLPACPSTVSTADGSPASPPLPMSYEADGQKRDCPGLESIGIPTTPSTAAMFSQDAMEAESAFCLSVTEVNTNPTVNPYPSASVCVCIHIGCTTTISQNLSSQFNA; from the exons ATGGCATCACGGTTGGAGATAATAGCCAAACAGAGAGG GATGGGGTCCCACCTGAGCCCCACTGAGACAACATGTTACCTCACAGCCGACATGTTCTACCTAGAGGTCCTACTGCTGCCTGGGGGAGAAGTGGAGGACGTCAAGTTGGCCCAACACGGAGAAGCCCCTGTG tCAAGCGAGTCACTTCTTCAACTGCTGAA GTCAAAGAAGTTTGAAGAATTCTCAGTGAAACTGAAAGGCCTTTCCGCCCTGTACAACATCCCTGGAGACAA TGAGACCAAGATCAAGGTCTACACAGCCCTTCAGTTCTTGGGGAAAGATCTACAGAAGATATCCCATTTGCCAAG AGCACTAAGGGAGTACAATCTTCAAGTGGACATGATTCTCAATGGCAGGATTGGATATCTTTTGGCAGGGAGCGAAG GTATCCCAATGACTATCCAATACTACATCAGCCCTTCTGACATTCTGTTGATGTCCGATTCAG AGAGGTGCAGTGTTGGCCAGTTGGCCTTGGTGACAGTGGGGCCAACTGACTGTACACACAAGCTCCAGATGGCATCTGTCATCCCACAGCCACCTCAGCTTGACGCCCAGGG tctACCATTGTTCAGTCCTGTCTGTGAGGAGCTCTCTGGAATGATGCCAGCCTGCTTCCAGCTCAAACTGCAGCCACCCCTACCAATGCTCTCTTCCTTTGTTGAGAAGCTCAGCCAAATTACAG ATGTTGCCATAGCTGATACTGACCTGCAGTGGGCACCTTTTCCCCAGTTGATGATGACCTTATTAGGGGAAAATGGTGGCGACAAAACATGGGATGGCCAAGATGCCCACTTTCTAGTg CCACTCCCAGGTAGAGAAATGCACAGCTATGTGCTGCCAGGGGCTGCATGGGAAGAAACTGCTCTGAGGGGGGCGCTGGTGAGTACCATTCCCTTCACCCACCCCGCCCATGTCCCTGCCCTACTGGAGCTGCTCCGCCACCAGTGTGCAATTAACACTCTACTGGCCAGCTGCATTACCTCTCACAGGCCCAGCCCAG GTCCAGTGTGTGACCTATACTGCGAGGTTTTCCCTGAGTCAGGTTCCAGCCTCTCTGTGACCTTTCACCTATCTGACAGTGACTCTCTATCTGTTT TGCTGGTGAATGTGGCAGACTCCCGGAAGCTCACCTGCAGTCTGTTTGCAGTGGGGTCAGAGGATCAATCCATGGATGAATACGTCTCCAGAGTCCTAAAGAG ATGTATGTCTATTCCTGTGACCATGCGTGCCTTGAATCGGAGGCTGTCCAAGAGGACCTGTGGAGAACCTCTACCTGCATGCCCCTCCACCGTATCCACTGCAGATGGCAGCCctgcttctcctcctctccccatgtcCTATGAGGCTGACGGCCAGAAGAGAGACTGCCCTGGCCTGGAGTCCATTGGCATCCCTACTACCCCCTCTACCGCTGCCATGTTCTCCCAGGATGCAATGGAGGCAGAGtctgccttctgtctgtctgttactgaAGTCAATACAAACCCTACTGTCAACCCTTACCCCAGtgcctcggtgtgtgtgtgtattcacatTGGATGCACAACAACCATCTCCCAGAACTTATCTAGTCAGTTTAATGCGTGA